A single region of the Curtobacterium sp. MCBD17_035 genome encodes:
- a CDS encoding ATP/GTP-binding protein: MTNTKNPAPHDKRAAPNRPAARDPWYANVPGLKIFVPPEARQEVVTGDEGPATAVSVRRPVDVSPFELPGGQLRTSAGAAARGWYSPRLAGSPSTTRQAEILNTAVIGNPTGDEGIVNGRDNLSQSMISYDAPTAYNAEPRQISSPNVIVLGTVGYGKSSLTKTVGVARPLGLANRRAVVFDKKDEGGAGEYTAMAHNLGSEPLRFDPAGGGIRLNLLDPLIMRGSGLQGQMELITAVARIARNDVPATEWEEKATRFALRRMFEQHNSSTRPLTTTDLMPFLGQVPDDEGLTEASGERFHQAGLSIRFGLENLLETYAGVFDGETSKAVDLASKLTVFDVSQLPDAGPAVPTVMAVGHQWLLGRLRRERGFITNVVYEEGWHMIGGPSASLVKSNQKLSRALGISNWFVMHKGTDIPRESEGYTVIQEAQTIYAYRQDRPEDARWVQETFGLAPDTTDLLMNLSPGHCIFKYGSNPETHMQHIRSDWEAAVTNTDEGMAGSGAKQAAVEAEA, from the coding sequence ATGACCAACACCAAGAACCCCGCCCCGCACGACAAGCGCGCGGCGCCGAACCGACCAGCAGCTCGGGACCCCTGGTACGCGAACGTGCCGGGGCTGAAAATCTTCGTCCCGCCGGAGGCTCGGCAGGAGGTCGTAACCGGCGACGAGGGGCCCGCCACGGCGGTGTCCGTCCGCCGACCCGTCGACGTGTCGCCGTTCGAGCTGCCCGGCGGGCAGCTCCGCACGTCGGCCGGGGCCGCTGCGCGCGGCTGGTACTCGCCGCGGCTGGCGGGGTCGCCGTCGACGACGCGGCAGGCGGAGATTCTGAACACCGCCGTGATCGGCAACCCGACCGGTGATGAGGGGATCGTCAACGGCCGCGACAACCTGTCGCAGTCGATGATTTCCTACGACGCCCCCACCGCGTACAACGCGGAGCCGCGACAGATTTCGTCCCCGAACGTGATCGTGCTCGGCACGGTCGGGTACGGGAAGTCGTCGCTGACCAAGACGGTCGGTGTCGCTCGCCCCCTGGGGCTGGCGAACCGGCGCGCGGTCGTGTTCGACAAGAAGGACGAGGGCGGCGCGGGCGAGTACACCGCGATGGCGCACAACCTCGGATCGGAGCCGCTGCGCTTCGACCCGGCAGGCGGCGGTATCCGCCTGAACCTCCTCGACCCGCTCATCATGCGCGGCTCGGGGTTGCAGGGGCAGATGGAACTCATCACCGCCGTGGCCCGGATCGCGCGCAACGACGTCCCCGCGACCGAGTGGGAGGAGAAAGCGACCCGGTTCGCCCTCCGCCGCATGTTCGAACAGCACAACAGCTCGACCCGTCCGCTGACGACAACGGACCTGATGCCGTTCCTCGGCCAGGTCCCGGACGACGAGGGACTGACAGAAGCATCGGGCGAGCGGTTCCACCAGGCCGGCCTGTCCATCCGGTTCGGGCTCGAGAACCTCCTCGAGACGTACGCCGGGGTGTTCGACGGTGAAACGTCGAAGGCGGTCGACCTCGCCAGCAAGCTGACGGTGTTCGACGTCTCCCAGCTCCCCGACGCCGGCCCGGCCGTCCCCACCGTCATGGCGGTGGGGCACCAGTGGCTCCTCGGTCGGCTGCGCCGTGAGCGGGGGTTCATCACGAACGTGGTCTACGAGGAGGGCTGGCACATGATCGGTGGGCCCTCGGCCAGCCTGGTCAAGTCGAACCAGAAGCTCTCCCGTGCTCTGGGTATTTCGAACTGGTTCGTGATGCACAAGGGCACCGACATTCCGCGTGAGTCCGAGGGCTACACGGTCATCCAGGAGGCGCAGACGATCTACGCGTACCGGCAGGACCGGCCCGAGGACGCCCGGTGGGTGCAGGAGACGTTCGGGCTCGCACCCGACACCACCGACCTGCTGATGAACCTGAGCCCCGGGCACTGCATCTTCAAGTACGGGTCGAACCCCGAGACGCACATGCAGCACATCCGCTCGGACTGGGAGGCCGCCGTCACCAACACCGACGAGGGCATGGCCGGCAGCGGGGCGAAGCAGGCCGCCGTCGAGGCTGAGGCGTAG